The Toxorhynchites rutilus septentrionalis strain SRP chromosome 1, ASM2978413v1, whole genome shotgun sequence genome contains the following window.
AAAGAGTAATTTATGAATCGTGAGCTTCCGTAGAGCCCTCGTTCCAAGAGGCATCACGATTTGAGTCAATCTTCGCTGACGGAAACTTTCATTGGGCATATACATTGACATTCGAGTTCGTCTACGCTTTTGGGCGATGGGTAATCCTTGAATGTAAACCGGTAGATCACTGGTTGGCTTACCAGCGTCGAATCTTCGATACGCCTGTCCTGTTGCGATCATCCAGAGCAGGAGTTCACCTGAGTAGCTGCACGTTGCCAGAACTTTGTGTCGACCACGGTTTATCGTGGCACAAAGTATATCATCGGAGTGCAACTTTTGCCATTCATGACCGATCTGGAACTCCATTTCGGTTTCGCCTACATGAAAGTCTACCACCACATGGTTCCATCCCATTGCCAGAATGCAGGATGTTCCCCAAAACACTGCGGTGACTTCGCAGCCCTCTTCGATACCCATCGAGTACACACAAGATCCGTTGTTGAAGTTCCAGATCTTCATCGAACCATCGTGCGCACCAGTCAACAGGAGTTGTAGCTTCAGATTGAAACACGCCGCTGTTATTTCGACATTTTGAACCAATCCGTTCACGATTCGAGTGTGGGCATCGGGAATGATCAACAGCTTCCGATTGAGCCAGTGATTCCACACAATGATGAAACTATCCAAACCACAGCTGATAACGACCTTGAACAATGGATTGTACAAGAGAACCGAGATAGGTAGATTGTGACTTTCACCATCGGTCACATCCATGGCTATCTCGGGGGAACACGGGGTCGCTAGGACCCGGTTGGCACCAACATAGAGCACCCGATTTCGATCGTCGTAATAGGCACAGGCTGGAACGGTTTTGTACAATTTTCTGGCATAATCACGATACGTCTGTATCAGTGTTTTGTTGGGAACATCCCAGATTTTGACGATCTTCTTCGTGTCCATGCTGTAGAGCTTCTCCGAGCGATCCTGGAAAAATAAGTACATAACGCCAGCATTGTGCCCAGGTAATGTATCAGTGGGTTTATCCGGACGATAAATATCCCACAGTCTAAGCTTTCCATCGGGTCCTCCAGTCGCCAACAAATCTTTTGGGtggtaaaaacaaaaacaggtcACTCCGTATGGCACTGCAAACACCGATTTCCTCATCTGTTTACTCATTTCTTGAATCACCAATGACACAGGCTGCGCATCATTCTCAAGTGGCGGAGCAAGGGGATCAAGCTCCGAACAGGCCAGAAAGCAATCGACCTGCTGGACATATTCCAGCTGTCGTACTATATCCGGTAACATGCGACCATAGTCAGTACACACCATCTGAGGATAGCAGCCAGCCATAAAGTTGCTAAAGCTCATCTTGAGTACTTGTGAGGACATGTCTTCTGTGATGGGTTCCTTACTCTCCGGGTAGTACTCGATAATGTATATTTTTCCCACGTTGTCCCCCAGTAGGAGCCTGTCCCGGGAATCGGATGAATAATGGTAAAACAGAGCATTGATAGGGTTCTCCAACCGGTTAATTATCAAATACAAAAAGAACCCAGCGCCAATAATATCGTAGAAACGAAGTTCGCACTCCAGACATGCAACGCAGAGCATGTTTTGATTCGGAAGAACTACCGTATCCAGGACCACCGTTGTTGATCGCTTCAAATCCACTGTAATTATTTGAGACAATTTACATTGGGGTGGGATCGAGGAACTGACAAACCCCGCAACTCACCACTGAACGCTTTGCCCGCTTTATGGAGGTGCCAGTCCCGCTTCCAGATGTTTATGAAACCCTCACGACTCGTGGTTACCCAGAAGCCTTCGGACCAATCAGCGACTCCGTCCTGAAATCAAACGTCCCACAAATCATCATCTCGAGCCGCGCTTCGTAATCTCAACCTCTCACATAGGAAAACGTTGGACTGTACTCGATCTTGGTGATTTGGTACGTCTGCCGGCCCAGCTTCGCGTCCGGTTCGTCCGCTATCGGCAGAACCAGCGCTTCCTCCACCGCCAACGGATCGTCGATCTGGAGGCCCAGCAGCAGGTAGCTAACGAACTCGTCCCACTGGCAGAACTCGTCCCAGTTGGTGTTCAGTTTCATGAACAGCAGTTCGAAGTCCTCGTCGCTGAATTCGATCCCGGCGACATCGGTGAGCGCCGAGCGTAGCTCTTCCGGGAACAATTCCACTCtctcttcaaaaatttcatgcAACTCTTCGATTTGATCCAGCGAGATATATCGATGCAGCATTTGGTAATCGACAAAACCTTCTGGGTGGGCGTCATTTGCGTCCGCAGTTGGATCCATCTTGCGTTGCTTGCCGGGGGGATTTGCGTTCGTTCGATACGGTATGCGCTAACAAGTGACACCTTTCGAATATGTCCCAGAGAAAGTGTTTACTTGGATGATCGCCAGAATGCGATGTGTGTTATCAGAATCCATCTATAAATTAAAGTGCTATAGCGTACAGAGCAGGGTCCTGAATCGATCACCCAAGTTTCGAAGGTAAAATATTGGTTTGTTTTGACTTCAGCATTGCATTGTATAGTATTACTCTTTTATTAATATTTCCTCCACTAGTTAGCGGGAAATTCTTCCGACATGTTCAAAAACGACTTTTCAGTTAGTTTTGCTCTAGGCAGCGATCAGTCTACAGCATATGTTGCGACTGAGAGGCTGACGAATTTCGTGCTGACTCGTCTTAGAAGTTAgcaacaccatctcagattgcataCTTCTGACATAAGAAATCCCAGCTTAATTATTAATCAATGATGCACgctaatacctacgttgagaacgTAAAAGCTCCCATGGGAAGATTAGTGTCATTCGAGAAGACTTATttgcaattcgaaaaaatggactattgtttaaaaaaaaatgtttttttctttgaattttcacaaaaaaaaacattttttccggactattcataattttttgtttgagaattttaaAGAAAAGTAGAAAGTTTTGTGCCTAGTGGCAcggacggaaacttgacgtaggactttgaggaCGATTgcttttaaattgagtttttgtaaCTGTTCAGGAAGCCGTAAATTTAATTCACTAAAAACTCCAAATGGTGGCCCTAGAAAAATCTTTTGTtttctgaactgaactgaacttcaaACGGATTGTGAGAGAAATGAGATAGATATTCCAACATTAGCCCGAAACACTCGACATTCTTGGGTTAATCGGCCATTCTTAGGTTATTAATCGATCGGTCGCCTCCTTCTTTCGTTCAGAAGTATCTATACCGGTATCAAGAACAATATTGATTGTCGACTGGAATTCAACAAACATAGGCAGCTTGACAACTATTCATGTCCTGGCATTGATATTTTTAGATTAGATAGGACATTTTctgatttgtatgatttttttggtAGTTTACTGGGGCAATAAATGGTGCATTTTCTTTTGAAAAGTCACAAATTGTATGTAAAAGTATGTTTCTCACCCGAAAATACTATATGTAATGACTGGGACTCAAACTGGGTTTCATCAAATATCATATTTAGTAATAGTTCAAtcagattcagagattcagagagAAATTCCTGTCACGAAATTTCACAATTTTAGCAAACATTCCGGTATCATGATAACATATATATTGACTTATGCATCCCTCTCAAGTAAATTTCGAACTAGAATTCCTTCCCTTTACTCAGCAGTTACGAGAACGCGGCCAGGACagttcttaactgttggagaaagcatgccTTTATCAAAGAGATATTACCTGTCATCAGCAACGAATTGAGGCTAGTTTTTAGCTTAActgttctgaattcgtaccacctacgatattgtgcaacttggtCGACGCTAATACTAATCAGAAAAAATCGAGAGGTTGTATCCGGGACACGACcgtttaggacgtaggactacgtaatcttttttttgaaatttgtttgtttatcatttcggatataaataactctttagtaaaaagttccggggaccctgaaaaggtttaatgactTGGGTGGTTTTGTAGATTCATTTCtaaaagcaacgattctttcttgccaatgcacgcattgcactgggtACATGAaacgcgagaatgaccgtttatgaaaaatcgattctcgattctcggtcaaaaccgtcaacagaaccgtattgcatcagaacagagtcgatgcacacgagagcaaatacgaatggcaactaaaagtatcgaaggtgtgctattcacatgtacagctagcgttcacagctcgaggggaaacataaaacacaaaacgagtagaataagcgacctttgttatTTCGGGcgtagaaagattctgagaattttcctcagaggagatgcaatacttatacgctagcgacagctcacttgcttcgcaaatattctcttttcgctatcccccttatTTACGGAGACATTACATCCACCGactcattcgtctccgactgttcCTGTTCTGGCggttgcataagttgctcgttattgacagctctgttcgggaaagcactcaaatggagataatgtatggggaaatgggaatgcttccaatttttatcaatttaaaccatatacagactatgggattgtaatgtataacatatcaaacaaatcttagaaaatttccgattcgattggtatgcatatcgttaaaatccgttcgtagcaaaaatagttattatcattaactttatttcataaaaacgtgacctgtgttctgatttggcacccttaatgtcttactaaagtcttgtccagttagaatccgtacgcgttgcacattttacagcggcacagtcagtggccgctgcaagaaagtttttacagcggtttgtttacaaatgtttcctcttctggtggtaaaagtttcaaattttttcgtgccgtaagtccggagttattccacatggaagacagaagaagaaaattaatcttgcacacc
Protein-coding sequences here:
- the LOC129762327 gene encoding WD repeat-containing protein on Y chromosome; the encoded protein is MDPTADANDAHPEGFVDYQMLHRYISLDQIEELHEIFEERVELFPEELRSALTDVAGIEFSDEDFELLFMKLNTNWDEFCQWDEFVSYLLLGLQIDDPLAVEEALVLPIADEPDAKLGRQTYQITKIEYSPTFSYDGVADWSEGFWVTTSREGFINIWKRDWHLHKAGKAFSVDLKRSTTVVLDTVVLPNQNMLCVACLECELRFYDIIGAGFFLYLIINRLENPINALFYHYSSDSRDRLLLGDNVGKIYIIEYYPESKEPITEDMSSQVLKMSFSNFMAGCYPQMVCTDYGRMLPDIVRQLEYVQQVDCFLACSELDPLAPPLENDAQPVSLVIQEMSKQMRKSVFAVPYGVTCFCFYHPKDLLATGGPDGKLRLWDIYRPDKPTDTLPGHNAGVMYLFFQDRSEKLYSMDTKKIVKIWDVPNKTLIQTYRDYARKLYKTVPACAYYDDRNRVLYVGANRVLATPCSPEIAMDVTDGESHNLPISVLLYNPLFKVVISCGLDSFIIVWNHWLNRKLLIIPDAHTRIVNGLVQNVEITAACFNLKLQLLLTGAHDGSMKIWNFNNGSCVYSMGIEEGCEVTAVFWGTSCILAMGWNHVVVDFHVGETEMEFQIGHEWQKLHSDDILCATINRGRHKVLATCSYSGELLLWMIATGQAYRRFDAGKPTSDLPVYIQGLPIAQKRRRTRMSMYMPNESFRQRRLTQIVMPLGTRALRKLTIHKLLFLESRPMHPEYGTLLCSLDNGTVQIYSHHPDGKYLGSFNAIHMAGDRVLSMATDPDNKFLFTGTYLGYLKIWLMENYHVPPEKQVRINKPAMRIQFPFLLEDVIPGRAKRSVTDQPNPWLLSSHLAHHNCITDIVYIAPSKLLLTASSDRTIRLWSLAGRYIGLLGSPYKWPPLSPNAPAPSDYAFRIPPDLRREVSFTTAQVLAGGERKIHLQGHILKESTERRHSDVIQTYGEPLEQPILKRETFPFAERTPFQPDPELESLFGFFQAFEHLKVHEFPSDAGVDENVLRVSSALDASEDVDRIDSYQEREKGVFK